The following coding sequences are from one Coffea arabica cultivar ET-39 chromosome 11e, Coffea Arabica ET-39 HiFi, whole genome shotgun sequence window:
- the LOC113716817 gene encoding F-box/FBD/LRR-repeat protein At1g13570 isoform X1 has product MMEFFLFGSIIRTMMGKSSETTATEGDMEDRISSLPRNVIDLILDRVPIRDAARASLLSSKWRDVLAEYPHLRFNQQFSNSIARNRLPSEFNNDYVHIVNRILLQHFGPILKFVLDLPELHPMRLSDVDQWMLFLSRKGVRELTLDNSSSSPYKLPAYIFSFSELTYLKTSRCIFRPPTTFEGFGKLNRLILVEVTFGSSVLNVPQLVILILRNCSGVHHLNVSAPQLQKLTLYENDYLALDNYMICKKLAYVYLALPNGIQQHRQGERISLQELFGCWNTLTNAYLDGRFLKHLAAGIIPERLPTTMDCLRQLMLFRISFDLDQTACILCLLQSSLCLQKFEIWIESVADNDVTVLNYLEEPSRMNQTIDGLQTVKIRYFKGSKPEVLFIKLLLACSASLEKIYIEEDEKLRLNERLRIAKELMRFSRASTKAEMMFQPLNSAST; this is encoded by the exons ATGATGGAATTCTTTTTGTTTGGCTCCATAATAAGAACCATGATGGGCAAAAGTAGTGAAACAACTGCAACTGAAGGTGATATGGAAGATAGAATTTCAAGCCTCCCAAGAAATGTTATCGATCTTATCCTAGATCGCGTGCCCATCCGAGATGCTGCAAGAGCAAGTCTTCTATCAAGCAAGTGGAGAGATGTTTTGGCTGAGTACCCGCATCTGCGGTTTAATCaacaattttcaaattcaattgcACGAAACAGATTGCCCTCCGAATTCAACAATGACTATGTACATATAGTCAATAGAATACTCTTACAACACTTTGGACCTATCCTGAAATTTGTTCTTGACCTTCCAGAGCTGCATCCAATGAGATTGAGTGATGTTGATCAGTGGATGCTATTCCTATCAAGGAAAGGTGTCAGGGAACTCACTCTTGATAACTCAAGTTCCAGTCCTTACAAATTACCTGCTtacattttctctttttctgagCTTACCTATTTAAAAACATCTAGGTGTATTTTCAGACCACCAACTACTTTTGAAGGCTTTGGTAAGCTTAATCGCCTCATTTTGGTAGAGGTCACCTTTGGATCATCTGTCCTAAATGTCCCCCAACTTGTCATTTTGATCTTAAGGAATTGCTCTGGTGTCCATCATTTAAATGTGTCTGCTCCACAGCTTCAAAAGTTGACTCTTTATGAAAATGATTATCTTGCATTGGACAATTACATGATCTGCAAGAAACTAGCTTATGTGTATCTTGCACTTCCAAATGGAATTCAACAACATAGACAGGGTGAGAGAATCAGCTTACAAGAGCTTTTTGGCTGCTGGAATACACTGACGAATGCGTATTTGGATGGAAGATTTCTCAAG CATCTGGCTGCAGGCATTATTCCTGAGAGGCTTCCAACCACAATGGACTGCTTGAGACAACTTATGTTGTTTCGTATTAGCTTTGATTTGGACCAGACTGCTTGCATTCTTTGCTTACTGCAGAGTTCCCTCTGCTTACAAAAGTTCGAGATTTGG ATTGAATCAGTTGCAGATAATGATGTTACAGTTCTGAATTATTTGGAAGAGCCAAGTCGCATGAACCAAACAATTGATGGGCTTCAAACTGTGAAAATAAGATATTTCAAGGGTTCGAAACCTGAAGTGCTCTTTATAAAGCTCTTACTAGCCTGTTCCGCTTCActcgaaaaaatatatattgaaGAGGATGAAAAGCTTCGTCTGAATGAAAGACTGAGAATAGCAAAGGAATTGATGCGCTTCTCACGTGCATCGACAAAAGCAGAAATGATGTTTCAACCATTAAACTCTGCGTCCACTTAG
- the LOC113716817 gene encoding F-box/FBD/LRR-repeat protein At1g13570 isoform X2: protein MMGKSSETTATEGDMEDRISSLPRNVIDLILDRVPIRDAARASLLSSKWRDVLAEYPHLRFNQQFSNSIARNRLPSEFNNDYVHIVNRILLQHFGPILKFVLDLPELHPMRLSDVDQWMLFLSRKGVRELTLDNSSSSPYKLPAYIFSFSELTYLKTSRCIFRPPTTFEGFGKLNRLILVEVTFGSSVLNVPQLVILILRNCSGVHHLNVSAPQLQKLTLYENDYLALDNYMICKKLAYVYLALPNGIQQHRQGERISLQELFGCWNTLTNAYLDGRFLKHLAAGIIPERLPTTMDCLRQLMLFRISFDLDQTACILCLLQSSLCLQKFEIWIESVADNDVTVLNYLEEPSRMNQTIDGLQTVKIRYFKGSKPEVLFIKLLLACSASLEKIYIEEDEKLRLNERLRIAKELMRFSRASTKAEMMFQPLNSAST, encoded by the exons ATGATGGGCAAAAGTAGTGAAACAACTGCAACTGAAGGTGATATGGAAGATAGAATTTCAAGCCTCCCAAGAAATGTTATCGATCTTATCCTAGATCGCGTGCCCATCCGAGATGCTGCAAGAGCAAGTCTTCTATCAAGCAAGTGGAGAGATGTTTTGGCTGAGTACCCGCATCTGCGGTTTAATCaacaattttcaaattcaattgcACGAAACAGATTGCCCTCCGAATTCAACAATGACTATGTACATATAGTCAATAGAATACTCTTACAACACTTTGGACCTATCCTGAAATTTGTTCTTGACCTTCCAGAGCTGCATCCAATGAGATTGAGTGATGTTGATCAGTGGATGCTATTCCTATCAAGGAAAGGTGTCAGGGAACTCACTCTTGATAACTCAAGTTCCAGTCCTTACAAATTACCTGCTtacattttctctttttctgagCTTACCTATTTAAAAACATCTAGGTGTATTTTCAGACCACCAACTACTTTTGAAGGCTTTGGTAAGCTTAATCGCCTCATTTTGGTAGAGGTCACCTTTGGATCATCTGTCCTAAATGTCCCCCAACTTGTCATTTTGATCTTAAGGAATTGCTCTGGTGTCCATCATTTAAATGTGTCTGCTCCACAGCTTCAAAAGTTGACTCTTTATGAAAATGATTATCTTGCATTGGACAATTACATGATCTGCAAGAAACTAGCTTATGTGTATCTTGCACTTCCAAATGGAATTCAACAACATAGACAGGGTGAGAGAATCAGCTTACAAGAGCTTTTTGGCTGCTGGAATACACTGACGAATGCGTATTTGGATGGAAGATTTCTCAAG CATCTGGCTGCAGGCATTATTCCTGAGAGGCTTCCAACCACAATGGACTGCTTGAGACAACTTATGTTGTTTCGTATTAGCTTTGATTTGGACCAGACTGCTTGCATTCTTTGCTTACTGCAGAGTTCCCTCTGCTTACAAAAGTTCGAGATTTGG ATTGAATCAGTTGCAGATAATGATGTTACAGTTCTGAATTATTTGGAAGAGCCAAGTCGCATGAACCAAACAATTGATGGGCTTCAAACTGTGAAAATAAGATATTTCAAGGGTTCGAAACCTGAAGTGCTCTTTATAAAGCTCTTACTAGCCTGTTCCGCTTCActcgaaaaaatatatattgaaGAGGATGAAAAGCTTCGTCTGAATGAAAGACTGAGAATAGCAAAGGAATTGATGCGCTTCTCACGTGCATCGACAAAAGCAGAAATGATGTTTCAACCATTAAACTCTGCGTCCACTTAG
- the LOC140021515 gene encoding F-box/FBD/LRR-repeat protein At1g13570-like, translated as MGSEKRTRIDMEGCSLDRISSLPDNVIDHILVYLPTRDAARTSILSSKWRYIWAGHPNIVLNKQFAEDVRGNRSAIEFQQYYVKTVSKILFQHIGPILKFDLQVPDLPLDEYSVIDQWLLFLSRQGPEELILNNSDRIPYCVPSCIFSCPKLIKVHISKCICKTVPTALEGFRTLRDLRLFQITFESPVQITLPKLAILCINRCWGVRWFNISCLRLKRLSFCDNDDLELSHYINCSELILARIWLLNGVVEHHRQNERISLTKLLSPWPSLEYLGLNGDYLKYMVAGSTIPEKLPTATLKCLTILVMFHFGYNFDEIVCTLCLLRSAVNLRKLAILAKKIVHTDIKVADYLEKPGLMNQSLEGLQTVMMINFQGSRNELLFVKLLLANSPSIERMFLEEDKNIDPVVRLGISKELMQFSRASTKAKIIFQPELFEIYRRFYTSV; from the exons ATGGGTTCAGAAAAAAGGACAAGGATCGACATGGAAGGGTGTTCTCTTGATAGAATCTCGAGCCTTCCGGACAATGTTATAGATCATATATTAGTATACCTTCCAACTCGAGATGCGGCAAGAACAAGTATTTTGTCCAGTAAGTGGAGATATATCTGGGCTGGACATCCAAACATTGTGCTTAACAAGCAATTTGCAGAAGATGTTAGGGGCAATAGATCAGCGATCGAGTTCCAACAATACTATGTAAAGACAGTGAGCAAAATACTCTTTCAACACATTGGGCCCATCCTCAAATTTGATCTTCAAGTCCCAGATTTACCTTTGGATGAGTATTCCGTTATTGATCAATGGCTGCTCTTCTTATCAAGGCAGGGTCCCGAAGAACTGATTCTTAATAATTCGGATCGAATTCCTTACTGTGTCCCTTCTTGTATTTTCTCTTGTCCGAAGCTTATCAAAGTACACATCTCAAAGTGTATCTGCAAAACAGTACCCACAGCCTTGGAAGGCTTCAGGACGCTCAGAGACCTCAGACTATTTCAAATAACCTTTGAGTCGCCCGTCCAAATCACCCTGCCTAAACTTGCCATTTTGTGCATAAATAGGTGTTGGGGTGTTCGATGGTTTAATATATCTTGCTTAAGACTAAAAAGATTGAGTTTTTGCGAcaatgatgatcttgaattgaGCCACTATATTAACTGCTCTGAGTTAATCCTTGCACGTATTTGGTTGTTAAATGGAGTTGTTGAACATCATAGACAGAATGAGAGGATCTCATTGACCAAGCTTCTCAGCCCCTGGCCTTCACTCGAGTACCTTGGGCTGAATGGAGATTATCTTAAG TATATGGTTGCAGGTAGTACCATTCCTGAGAAGCTTCCAACAGCAACATTGAAATGCTTGACAATTCTTGTAATGTTTCATTTTGGCTACAATTTCGACGAGATTGTTTGCACACTTTGCTTACTCCGGAGTGCCGTCAACTTGCGTAAATTGGCGATTCTG gccaagaagattgtacacacTGATATCAAAGTTGCTGATTACTTGGAAAAGCCAGGTCTCATGAATCAAAGTTTAGAGGGCCTTCAAACTGTGATGATGATCAATTTCCAGGGTTCAAGAAATGAACTGCTTTTTGTTAAGCTTTTACTTGCAAATTCCCCATCAATCGAAAGAATGTTTCTTGAAGAGGACAAAAATATTGACCCTGTTGTAAGGCTGGGGATATCCAAAGAACTGATGCAGTTCTCACGAGCTTCAACTAaagcaaaaatcattttccaaccaGAGCTTTTTGAAATCTATCGTAGATTTTATACTAGTGTTTAA